The DNA segment CTGCTTTTTCGCCTTCCTGTATATCTGGGTGCGCTGGACTTTCCCGCGCTTTAAGTACAATCAGCTTATGACGCTGGGCTGGAAGTACCTCCTGCCTATTGGACTGGCGAACGTCATTCTCATCGCACTGGGCGTGGCTCTGTTTGCATAATCCATGATTCTGCTGGCGCCATCTATTCTGTCGGCCGACTTTGCGCGGCTGGGAGCTCAGTGCCGGGAAGCCCTGGAGGCCGGCGCCGACTGGATCCACATCGACGTAATGGATGGCCACTTCGTGCCCAACATTACGATGGGGCCCCTGGTGGTCGAGGCGCTTCGCCCACTGGCAGATGAGCTGGGTGCCCTGCTCGATGTGCACCTGATGGTCGAACAGCCGGAACGGTTTCTGCGCGACTTCGCCCAGGCCGGCGCCGACGTGCTGACTGTACATGTGGAAGCTACCCCCCACCTGCATCGGGCCCTGGACGAAATCCGGAAGCTGGACAAGAAAGCAGGCGTAGCGCTTAACCCGGCCACGCCCCTTTCGGCACTGGAAGAGGTGTTGCCGCTGGCAGATCTGATCCTAGTGATGACCGTCGATCCCGGCTTCGGGGGCCAGACCTTCATTCCGGCCAGCACGCAAAAGGTGCAGCGGCTGCGTCGATTGTTGAACGCCATTGGATCGCACGCGTACATCGAAGTAGATGGGGGGATCTATCCCCACAACGTAGCCGAAGTGGTGCGGGCCGGCGCCACGGTAATTGTAGCCGGAAGTGCGATCTTTAACCGCCACGCGTCTGTCGCCCAGAACGTGGCGGCTTTTCGCCAGGCGCTGCTGCTGGAGGCCTGAGGCCCGTGCCGATGGCCATGACGATGTCGCCCGACATGGTCCAGGTCGCCCTGCCTCTGCCCCTGATGCAGTGCTTCACGTACCGGGTGCCTCCGGCGTGGCAAGACGCGGTGCAGCCCGGCTGTCGGGTCCTGGTACCGTTCGGGCGCCGTCATCTGACCGGGGTGGTTGTGCCGGAAGCGCCTCCTGCCTCGCTTCCTGACTCGCTTAAGCCCATCCTGGACGTGCTGGACGACGAGCCGGCCCTGACCGAGGAGCTGCTCCAACTGACGCGCTGGATGGCCGACTATTACGTGTGCAGTTGGGGCGAGGTCATTCGCGCGGCCCTGCCACCCGGCCTTGAAATTGAAAGCCGACGTCGCCTGTATCCTGGCCAGCCGCCTGCCGAACCCCTGAGCGAACGCGCAGCGGCCGTGCTTCGGCTGGTAGCCGCCCATCCCGGCATTACCATTCGGCGGCTGCGTCAGGAGCTGGGTAGTACTCCCTACGGCCTGCTGCACCGACTGGTCCGGGCCGGTCTGCTTCGGCTGGAGGAGGCTCTTGAGGCACCCCGCGTCCAGATCAAAAAGGAACGCCACGTGCGCTTTGCCCCGGCCTACCGGACACCTGCCGCCCAGGAGCAGTTACTTCATCGCCTGCGCGGTGCCCGGCAACGCGCCCTCGTAGCCGCGCTCCAGGCTCTGCAACTGGAAGGGGTGACGGAGCCTCCCCGGGCCACATTGCTTGCTCGAGCCGGCGCCCCCCCGGCCACGCTGCGCCGACTGGTCGAGCAGGGTATTCTGGAGCTGGTAGACAAAGAGGTGATCCGCTCTCCGCTGGAAGCCGAGCCGCCTCCTGCGCCTTCCCCGATCACATTCCATCCCGAGCAGCAGGCCGCGCTGGACCGCATTGCTGAAGCGATCGATGCCCGACGCTTCGAGACTTTCCTGCTCCACGGCGTTACCGGCAGCGGCAAAACCGAAGTCTACATTGCGGCCCTGAAACGCGTGCGCCGCCAGGGCCGCACCGGCATCATTCTGGTGCCTGAAATTGCGCTGACGCCCCAGACCGTGCAGCGCTTCCGGGCTCACTTTGGGGATGAGGTGGCTGTGCTGCATTCACGCATGAGCGAAGGCGAACGCTACGACACCTGGCGTCAGCTTCGCACCGGTCGCTATCCCATTGTGATCGGTCCCCGCTCTGCCGTGCTCGCGCCGCTGGAAAATCTGGGGCTGATCGTGGTCGATGAAGAGCATGAGCGTTCCTACAAGCAGTTCGATCCGGCTCCTCGTTACCATGCGCGCGACGTGGCCGTCTACCGGGCTTACCTGAACAACGCCGTGTGCGTGCTCGGCTCGGCGACGCCCAGCCTGGAAAGCTATCTGAACGCCCGACGGGGTAAATACACCCTGCTTGAGATGCAACGCCGGGCACCGACCGTAGGGCGAACGCCGGCCCGCCTGCCTCAGGTTCGCCTCATCGATCTACGACACACCCGTCTGGCCAACGGTAATCCGCTGGCCCCTCCATTGGTCCGGGCGATCGCCCATCGCCTGGAGCGCGGGGAGCAGGTTATTCTGCTGCAAAACCGTCGGGGCTTTGCGCCGGTGCTGGAGTGCACGGCCTGCGGCTGGTCGCCCCATTGCCCGCATTGCTCGGTCACGCTCACCTACCATAAGGTGCCGCATCAGCTGCGCTGTCACTATTGCGGCTACGCCACCCGGCATCCGAACACGTGCCCCCAGTGCAGCGCAGCAACGCTCGAACCGCTGGGCACAGGCACCCAGCGCGTTGAAGAAGCCCTGCAAACGCTGTTTCCGGAAGCACGCGTGCTGCGCATGGATCTCGACACCACACGCGGCCGCCGGGCTCATCACCACCTGCTGAGCCGTTTTGCTCGGGGCGAGGCTGACATTCTGCTGGGCACCCAGATGGTTGCCAAAGGGCTCGACTTTCCCCGGGTAACCCTCGTGGGTGTAGTCAATGCCGATACCGGCTTGCTGCTGCCGGACTTTCGCGCCGACGAACATACGTTTCAGCTTTTGATGCAGGTAGCCGGACGCGCCGGACGCGCCGATCGCCCGGGGGAAGTGCTGCTTCAGACGCGCAACCCTGACCACCGCGTCTTTCGCTACCTGCTCCGCCACGACTACGTCGCGCTGGCGCTGGAGCTATTGGCCGAACGCCAGCAACTGGGCTATCCCCCCTACACCCGCCTGGCCGTGGTTGAATGCAGCGGTCCCGAAGAAACGCGCGTGCAGGAACTGGCCCGGAGCTGGGCCGAACGCTTCCACCATCTGCAACAGCAAACTCCCGGCGGCCATCTGATTGAAGTGCTCGGTCCCACGCCGGCATTGCACGAACGTCTCAAAGGACGTTATCGGTATCACGTGCTGCTCAAAGCGCCACGCCGCTCCGATGCGCCGGCGCTACAACCCCTGCTACGCCGCACCCTTGAATCCTTCCCTTCCCTGCCTCGCTCCTACCGCCTGACGCTCGACATCGACCCGGCCGGACTGAGCTGAGCTCCCGACAATAGATACGCCTCAGCACACGTATTTTGGTCGCCTTGAAGCAGCGGCAGGCAAATTCTGTCTGTTAGTTACGCCTCCGGAGTCGCCATCTGCTATCACGCGCTGGCCGTTTCGCAGCACGAGCCCGGAACCTGCATTGCCCTCGTTTCGTTGAGAAGCGCCCGGAAGGGTAAGTCCCGTACGGCCAGCTCCCTCTGAACCCCGCCAGGGCCGGAAGGCAGCAACGGTAGGAGGTTGTAGCGGCGCGATACGGGGTGCTTGCCCTTCCTTTTTTACTACGCACTTCAATAATGCCTGTTGTATTTTACCCCCGGTTGCTTTCCACCCACCAAGCGATCTCAGACCTCTATGTGGTACAACATCCTACTGGCCGGCCAACCTGCTGAAGGAGCTCCTAACCCGCTGGTCACCTTCCTCCCGCTGATTCTCATTTTTGTCGTGTTTTATTTCTTCCTGATTCGTCCCCAGAAGAAAAAGGAAGAGCAGCGCCAGAAGATGATTGCGGCGCTCAAAAAAGGAGACAAGGTGGTGACCATCGGGGGGATTCACGGGACCGTCACCCAAGTGGACGATACCAGCATTTTGCTGCAGGTTGATAGCAACACGAAGCTGCGTGTGGAAAAGTCGGCCGTAGCCTCCGTACTCTCCAAAGACTAAGGCGAGAACCCGAGGCACTTCGGCCGGTTCAAACCGCACCTGCCGACCAATTTTCGGGCATTTTGCTATGGCCGACAAGCCAATGAATCCGCATCCTCAATCGGCCCCGGCCTGCCCCTGCTGCAATGGATCGGAGCCGGAACGCTCGGCGCCATCCGAAGGGTTTCGTTTCGACACGATAGAGGATGCCATTGCTGATATTCGGGCGGGTAAACTGGTCATTGTCGTAGATGACGAAGACCGGGAAAACGAAGGAGATCTTATCGGCGCGGCCGAAAAAATCACCCCCGAACTGGTCAACTTCATGACCAAGTACGGGCGTGGGCTTATCTGCGTGGCCCTTACGCCTGAACGGACGGTCGAGCTGGACCTCGACCTGATGACGCCCATCAACACGGCCCTCCACGAAACGGCTTTCACCGTGTCGGTTGACTACCGGCACGGGACCACCACCGGTATTTCGGCCGCGGATCGGGCCGCCACGATTCGGGCGCTGGCCAACCCGTCGGTTCGCCCCGAGGATTTTGCGCGCCCGGGACACGTCTTTCCGCTGCGGGCACGCCCGGGAGGGGTGCTGCGCCGGGCCGGCCATACGGAAGCGGCCGTTGACCTGGCACGACTGGCTGGCCTGTACCCGGCGGGGGTGCTTGTCGAAATTCTCAACGACGATGGCACCATGGCCCGTGTGCCAGAGCTCATGCAGATGGCCCGGCGCTTTGGGTTGCGCATCATCACGATCAAGGATCTGATCGCCTATCGGATGCGCACCGAGCGGCTGATCAACCGGCTGGTCGAAGTCGATCTGCCTACTAAGTACGGTCACTTCCGCCTGATCGCCTACGAGGAACGCTACACAGGCGATGTGCACCTGGCGCTGGTCAAGGGTTCCTGGTCGGAGGATGAGCCAGTACTCGTGCGCGTTCACTCCCAGTGCGTTACCGGGGACATTTTCGGTTCGCTGCGTTGCGACTGCGGCGAGCAACTGGCGGCTGCCATGCGGCGGGTCGAGGAAGAAGGTCGGGGCGTCGTGCTCTACATGAAGCAGGAAGGACGAGGCATCGGTCTGATCAATAAGCTACGGGCCTATAAACTCCAGGACGAACAGGGGCTTGACACGGTTGAGGCCAATCTTGCCCTGGGCTTCCAGATGGACCATCGCGATTATGGCATTGGTTGCCAGATCCTGCGTGATCTGGGCATTCGCAAGCTGCGCCTGATGACGAATAATCCGCGCAAGCGCGTCGGGCTGGCCGGCTACGGTCTGGAGATTGTCGAGCGGGTACCGATTGAAATCCCTCCCAACGAGGTCAACCGTCGCTACCTGCTGACCAAGCGAGACCGCATGGGCCACCTCATTTTGAATCATCTGGACGAGCACGATCAAGAGGCGTTTCGTAAGCTTCTTTAGGGATCCTCCTTTCAGGTGCTCGGCGGTTCGTTTTCGGTGCCGTTGTCCGCGCGAAAGTGCTGGTAGCCGGCGGGCTCCAGGGGAATGATCGCGCCTTCGGGGGTTTGCACCTGCACGCCCTGGTCGGCTGGCAGAAACTCCCCGATGACGCTGAACGAGGTCGGATCCAGCAGCTCAAGCTGCTCCGGCGGTAGCGCAAAAAGGAGCTCATAATCTTCACCGCCAAAGAGCGCATAGGTATCCACATCTTCAGCAAAGCGATCGGCTACCTCACGCGTTTCAAGCGCCACAGGAATAGTGGAAGCATACACAATGGCTCCACAATCACTGTGGCGGCAGAGGTGGTGCACTTCAGAGGCCAGTCCGTCGGACACGTCGATCAGTGCGCGGGGTCGAACGCCTCGCGCGCGCCAGTCCCGGATCACGTCGAGCCGCGCCTCAGGCAGCAGTTGCCGCTGAATGACGTAGCGAAACGGTTCCAGATCGGGTTGGTAGTCCGGTCCTTTTTCTTTGAGGGCCTGTCGCTGTTCCAGCAAGATTTTCAAGCCAGCGTAGGCGCCGCCCAGATCGCCCGACACGCACAACAGATCGCCAGGCCGGGCCCCTCGTCGAAAGAGGACTTCGTCCATGCGGGCTTCGCCCACAACCGTCACCGAGATGCACAGCATATGCGCAGCCGTCGTGTCGCCGCCCACCAGGACCATCCGGTATTTTTCACAGGCCCGACGGACGCCCCGGTAGAACGCTTCCATCATTTCAACGGAAAGCCTGGCCGGAATGCCCACCGTAATTGTTGCATACCGAGGCTCGGCGTTCATGGCCACGACATCGCTTACATTGACCGCGATGGCCTTGTAGCCCAGATGCTCCATGGGCGTCATCAGCCGATCGAAGTGCACCCCTTCAATCAGCGCATCGGTTGTAATTACATGAACGGTTTCCTCATCAGGCAGACGATAGACGGCCGCATCATCGCCTATTCCCATAATCAAATCCGGATCGGCCAGGTCGCCCACGATCGTTTGCAATCGTTCGATCAGGCCGAACTCGCCCACTTCATGAATCGGCGTGAAGGGTTCACTCATGGTTATCTTGTTTCAGGCAGGAAGACACAGCTTACCCAGCAAGGTGGCTCGGCGTGCCCCGGTTACCCCGGGGAGGTTAGTAGGCACGCCATTTAGCAGCTCATGGGCCAGAACGGCAAAACAACACGCTTCCTTGGCATCGGGATCCAGGCCATAATCGGCTACAGAGCGCACTGGAATGGGAGAAAAATAGCGTTCGAGCAACGCCATTAACGTTCGGTTATGCACGCCTCCGCCCGAGACGATCAGCACGTCAAATGGATGGTGCGTTCGCACATAGCGGGCATAAGCCTGATAAACGGAAGCAGCCGTCAGTGCCGTCAGCGTGGCCAGTTGGTCGTGCGGATCGGTCAGTCCCATGGCGTTCGCTTTTTCTAAAAATGCGGTTAGAAATGCGGCGCCAAAGTATTCACGTCCTGTGGATTTCGGAGGAGGTTTGAGGAAGTAAGGGTCATAAAGCAGTTCAGCGAGCAGATTTTCATCGATACGTCCCCGGGCGGCGTAGCGGCCATCTGGATCGTACGGTCGTCCGAAATGCTGTTGAGCCAGGGCATCGATGAGCATGTTTCCTGGTCCCGTATCGAAGGCATAAACTTGTTCAGGAGCGGCGTTGGCAGGCAGGATGGTCAGATTAGCGATACCGCCAATGTTGAGCAGCCCGCGCGTTTCCGTTGGATGCGTAAAGTATACATAGTCGAAGTACGGCACCAGCGGAGCACCCTGGCCCCCCAGTGCCATGTCAGCCTGTCGGAAGTCGCCGACCACAGGCACCCCCAGCAAATTGGCCAGCACGGAAGGGTCTCCGATCTGCAGGGTAGCCGTCACGGAGGTACCGGCGCACGGTGCTGCTTCCGGAATGTGGTACACGGTCTGTCCGTGCATTCCCACCAGATCCAGCGTGTCTCGGGCGCGTCCGGCTCGGGCCAGCACCGCTTCAACGGCCTCCGCGTAGAGCTGGGCCAGCCGGACGTTGAGCAGGGCCAGTTCGCGTACGGAGGAGGTTTCAGGAGCACTGTTGCGTAGCAGGAGCGCGCGCAGCGCATCCGAAAATGGATGGTGGACGAATGCCTTCAGCGAAAGCTGGAGTTCGCGTCCGCTTCCTTCAAGATAAACCAGCGCGGCGTCGACACCGTCGAGCGACGTGCCGCTCATTAATCCCACCACCCAACGCCCGGAACCGCGCCAGAGTCGCTGCCAGCAAACCGGAAGAGCAAGCGCCATAGAAGAGCAACTTATGAACTGGTTTGGCCGGCTGCTTTTTCACGCATTTTCGCCGCCTGTTCGCGATAGTGCGCGGCCTTCTCCGGGTGTTGCAGGGCCAGTTTTTCATAGACACGGGCCGCCTCCTCGTACTGCTGCTGCGCCGCATAAATAAGGGCCAGCGTCTCTGAGACTAGGTCGTCCACATCGTCTTCCAGATCGGGCGGTGGAATATCGTCCAGATCAGGACGCGGCTCAATGCGAGCCGATTCCAGCTCAGCGATCAGCCGATCTAGATCCAGATCTTCCGAAACGGCATGCGTGGTTTCGAGGGCTGCAACAGTAGAGGGGCCATTATCAGATTGCGCTGTGCGGCCGGCTGCTCTGGCCAGTTCCTGAAGGGGATCCGGTAGCGTAGCCGACGGCTCAGGCGCCTCGCCGGTTTCCACAGGTTGCATTACGTGCCGGAGGGCCGTCTGGATACCTCGTTGCACCACGGGACTGTCGGGCAGCCAGAAGGCAGCGCGTTGCCACACCGTCAACGCTTCATCCCAGCGGGCCACGGCTTGCAGCGCGCGCGCCAGCAACACTTGCACTGCCCCCCACGCCGGAAACTGTTCCGCAAACTGGTAAAGCGTGGGAAGCACCTCACGGGCCTCTCCTTCTTCAATCCGTCGGGCAATGTCCCGCAGCTCAGGAAGCGGCATCGTTACCGTTTTCGGGATAGCGAACGCAATCTCCTCTCCAAAGATACAACAACTTTAACATACAACAACGCTGAAAGATACAACGATTTTTCACGGGTTACCAGTTGGAGGTAGCGGCGGTGAAGATGTCGTCTGCCAGATTGCGAAGCACCAGGCGGGCGGCTTCTTCTTCGCCAGCCAGTCCCTGCGCTACAGGATCGTATTCTTCGAAAGCGGAAAAACTTCGTTGGAGCAGCACCTGATCGTTTACCTGATCGACGTAGCGCACCGAGACGGTGATGGTTACCCGGTTACGCTCCGCCCGTTCGGCTCCTCCAATAGCTGTAGGTTCATTCGTGTATCGTTCGATGCGCACGGCCAGCAGCGCATCGGCCGCTTCCAGATCCGGTTCGAGCGTCAGCCGCGTCTGATTTACAAAGCGTTCGATAAGCAGGTCGGTAAGCTGCTGGTCCAGGTTCGTAAACGGACTGGTGCTTCGGTCTTCCACAAGAGGAATTGCAATTGTCTGCAGGTGAGACGGGATAGACGCGCCGGTGAAGCTATAGTAGGCGCATCCGCCAAGCGCCA comes from the Rhodothermus profundi genome and includes:
- the rpe gene encoding ribulose-phosphate 3-epimerase, whose protein sequence is MILLAPSILSADFARLGAQCREALEAGADWIHIDVMDGHFVPNITMGPLVVEALRPLADELGALLDVHLMVEQPERFLRDFAQAGADVLTVHVEATPHLHRALDEIRKLDKKAGVALNPATPLSALEEVLPLADLILVMTVDPGFGGQTFIPASTQKVQRLRRLLNAIGSHAYIEVDGGIYPHNVAEVVRAGATVIVAGSAIFNRHASVAQNVAAFRQALLLEA
- the thiL gene encoding thiamine-phosphate kinase — encoded protein: MSEPFTPIHEVGEFGLIERLQTIVGDLADPDLIMGIGDDAAVYRLPDEETVHVITTDALIEGVHFDRLMTPMEHLGYKAIAVNVSDVVAMNAEPRYATITVGIPARLSVEMMEAFYRGVRRACEKYRMVLVGGDTTAAHMLCISVTVVGEARMDEVLFRRGARPGDLLCVSGDLGGAYAGLKILLEQRQALKEKGPDYQPDLEPFRYVIQRQLLPEARLDVIRDWRARGVRPRALIDVSDGLASEVHHLCRHSDCGAIVYASTIPVALETREVADRFAEDVDTYALFGGEDYELLFALPPEQLELLDPTSFSVIGEFLPADQGVQVQTPEGAIIPLEPAGYQHFRADNGTENEPPST
- a CDS encoding LptE family protein; amino-acid sequence: MRRCKRWLWSWWIGCLALGGCAYYSFTGASIPSHLQTIAIPLVEDRSTSPFTNLDQQLTDLLIERFVNQTRLTLEPDLEAADALLAVRIERYTNEPTAIGGAERAERNRVTITVSVRYVDQVNDQVLLQRSFSAFEEYDPVAQGLAGEEEAARLVLRNLADDIFTAATSNW
- a CDS encoding anhydro-N-acetylmuramic acid kinase, with amino-acid sequence MALALPVCWQRLWRGSGRWVVGLMSGTSLDGVDAALVYLEGSGRELQLSLKAFVHHPFSDALRALLLRNSAPETSSVRELALLNVRLAQLYAEAVEAVLARAGRARDTLDLVGMHGQTVYHIPEAAPCAGTSVTATLQIGDPSVLANLLGVPVVGDFRQADMALGGQGAPLVPYFDYVYFTHPTETRGLLNIGGIANLTILPANAAPEQVYAFDTGPGNMLIDALAQQHFGRPYDPDGRYAARGRIDENLLAELLYDPYFLKPPPKSTGREYFGAAFLTAFLEKANAMGLTDPHDQLATLTALTAASVYQAYARYVRTHHPFDVLIVSGGGVHNRTLMALLERYFSPIPVRSVADYGLDPDAKEACCFAVLAHELLNGVPTNLPGVTGARRATLLGKLCLPA
- a CDS encoding bifunctional 3,4-dihydroxy-2-butanone-4-phosphate synthase/GTP cyclohydrolase II — its product is MADKPMNPHPQSAPACPCCNGSEPERSAPSEGFRFDTIEDAIADIRAGKLVIVVDDEDRENEGDLIGAAEKITPELVNFMTKYGRGLICVALTPERTVELDLDLMTPINTALHETAFTVSVDYRHGTTTGISAADRAATIRALANPSVRPEDFARPGHVFPLRARPGGVLRRAGHTEAAVDLARLAGLYPAGVLVEILNDDGTMARVPELMQMARRFGLRIITIKDLIAYRMRTERLINRLVEVDLPTKYGHFRLIAYEERYTGDVHLALVKGSWSEDEPVLVRVHSQCVTGDIFGSLRCDCGEQLAAAMRRVEEEGRGVVLYMKQEGRGIGLINKLRAYKLQDEQGLDTVEANLALGFQMDHRDYGIGCQILRDLGIRKLRLMTNNPRKRVGLAGYGLEIVERVPIEIPPNEVNRRYLLTKRDRMGHLILNHLDEHDQEAFRKLL
- the yajC gene encoding preprotein translocase subunit YajC, with translation MWYNILLAGQPAEGAPNPLVTFLPLILIFVVFYFFLIRPQKKKEEQRQKMIAALKKGDKVVTIGGIHGTVTQVDDTSILLQVDSNTKLRVEKSAVASVLSKD
- the priA gene encoding primosomal protein N'; translated protein: MTMSPDMVQVALPLPLMQCFTYRVPPAWQDAVQPGCRVLVPFGRRHLTGVVVPEAPPASLPDSLKPILDVLDDEPALTEELLQLTRWMADYYVCSWGEVIRAALPPGLEIESRRRLYPGQPPAEPLSERAAAVLRLVAAHPGITIRRLRQELGSTPYGLLHRLVRAGLLRLEEALEAPRVQIKKERHVRFAPAYRTPAAQEQLLHRLRGARQRALVAALQALQLEGVTEPPRATLLARAGAPPATLRRLVEQGILELVDKEVIRSPLEAEPPPAPSPITFHPEQQAALDRIAEAIDARRFETFLLHGVTGSGKTEVYIAALKRVRRQGRTGIILVPEIALTPQTVQRFRAHFGDEVAVLHSRMSEGERYDTWRQLRTGRYPIVIGPRSAVLAPLENLGLIVVDEEHERSYKQFDPAPRYHARDVAVYRAYLNNAVCVLGSATPSLESYLNARRGKYTLLEMQRRAPTVGRTPARLPQVRLIDLRHTRLANGNPLAPPLVRAIAHRLERGEQVILLQNRRGFAPVLECTACGWSPHCPHCSVTLTYHKVPHQLRCHYCGYATRHPNTCPQCSAATLEPLGTGTQRVEEALQTLFPEARVLRMDLDTTRGRRAHHHLLSRFARGEADILLGTQMVAKGLDFPRVTLVGVVNADTGLLLPDFRADEHTFQLLMQVAGRAGRADRPGEVLLQTRNPDHRVFRYLLRHDYVALALELLAERQQLGYPPYTRLAVVECSGPEETRVQELARSWAERFHHLQQQTPGGHLIEVLGPTPALHERLKGRYRYHVLLKAPRRSDAPALQPLLRRTLESFPSLPRSYRLTLDIDPAGLS